Below is a genomic region from Methanococcus vannielii SB.
AAGAGATTTACAAGTTGGAAATGAAATAACTCAATATGCCCCACTCGAAGGTAGCATGGAAAAAACATGCGATATTTTGCTTTTAGTGCGCCCCGACTATACAATATATGATGAAGTAAGAAAGACAAAAGATTTTGAAATATTTGCAGATATGAGAATGGCAGGAGTTGGAATGGTTGGGGTAGTTCATGCTTCAAAACCAATAGATTCTATTCAAAGGTTAATTGGAAGAGTAGAACTTGGAATAATTCCTCAGATTGTTGATACGGTAGTATTTATAGAAAAGGGTAAAATTGGAAAAGTTTATGATGTGGAGTTTAACGTTAAAGTTCCGCATGGGATGAAAGAAGCAGACCTTGCAAGGCCAGTAATTGAGGTTGTTGACTTTTTAACAAGGTCGCCAGAATACGAAATATATACTTATGGAGAACAGGTTGTAGTAATGCCTATAAGAGAAACTGCAACTAAAAAAGGGCCTGTTTTAAAATACGCTGAAGAAAAAATTTCCGAAATTTTGAAAAAACACCTTCCAAAAAAATCAAAGCCAGAAATAAAAGTTATAAACAACGATACAGTAGAAGTAAAAGTTTTGGAAAAGTTTATTCCTTCAATAATTGGAAAAGGTGGAAAAGAAATTTCAAAAATCGAGGAATTAACGGGCCTTAGAATAAGTGTTCGGGAAAAAACGGAATTTGAAGAAATTGATAAAATAGGGGGGAGTTACGAGTTTATAAATGACTATGAAACTACTAAATTAACGGAAACTGGAAAACATATTGTAGTTGAAGTTGGGGAAGACTTTATCGGTGCAAATATTAAAGTTTATGTTGAGGGGCAATACGTATGCACTGCAACCGTTAGTTCTAGTGGAAACGTAAATATCAGCAAAAAAACGGTAATTGGTAAAGAACTTGAAAATGCAATGAGAAAAGGAAAAGATATCTATGTGGAAATTTAAAAACTTCAAATTTTTATTTAGTTTTTTAGGCATTATCTAAAACATTTTTGAAACTTCAGAGTCGTCTGAAATTACTTTTTCTTTCTGTTTTTCCCTAAATTCTGCTAATTTTTTTGAAAGGTTCTCATCAGACGTTGAAAGCATTTGAACAGCTAAAATCGCCGCATTTTCTCCCCTATCGATTCCAACACATGCAACAGGAATTCCTGGAGGCATTTGAACAGAACTTAAAAGTGCATCAAGTCCATCCATCTTACTTTCAACAGGCACTGCAATAACTGGCTTTGTAGTCATTGAGGCAACTACTCCGGGTAAATGTGCTGCAAGACCTGCAATTGCGATAAATACTTTTGACTTTGAATTTTTTACAATATTTTCAACCAGTTCTGGAGTCCTATGTGCTGGAGCTACTCTAACCTCAAAAGGGATTTCAAAATCTTTTAAAATTGAACATGCTTTTTTTGCAACTTCTACGTCACTTTTACTGCCCATTAGTATTGTTATCATTTGATATCACCACGCATATATTCAGCGGTTGAAATTCTAGGGTTAAAGTATTGCCGGTTATATTTACTTAACCATCTAGAAATAGCTTTTTTGTTACAAATTTGTATACATGCCATGCAATCTTGGCACCCGTGTTTCCATATGATATGTCCATCTTTTATATCAATATTTCGAACAGGGCATACTAATTTACATGTTCCACAAAGGTTACAATTTTTTGATACCTTAAAACTTTTATCGAATTTCGAAAGATTACGCTTCCAAAATGGATAAATTACTTTATATCCTATTTTTTTAAATAACTGCATTCCAAAATTATTATTTTCGCTAGCATCTATTGACTTTGCAACTTTTTCTATCATTATATCGGCATTATCCAGTATTTTTTCAATATTATGCTTTTTTGGAGAATTTAATAAAACAACGTAATTATCAGGCATTTTTATTCCAAAGTTTGCAGATAAAATTTTACCTTTTTTATTTAATAATTCAGACAATTGAAAATAAGCTCCCCCATATTCGCCACCATAATTTGCAATACAAAAAATATAGGGATTATTTTCAATATGAATATTTTCAATAAATCTTTCAACAATTTCAGGAATTCCAAGACAATATACTGGAAATATAATCCCTATTTTTTCACAATTACAAACGTAATCGTTATTTTGAACTGCATTTTTAATAGATTTTACTTCAAAATCTTTGAGGCGTTCTGCTAATTTTTTTGAGAGATAAAGCGAATTTCCAGTTCCAGAAAAGTAATAGATCGTATTTTTCAATGATTCCACCTTAGTGCATTTTTTATTATTTAAATTTTCACTTAATCTTCAATATTTTGTTCTATTTTGTTAGTAAAATAATTATATCAATTAAAATATACTGTTTTTAGATTATTAATTAATTGGAATGTTTAAAAAAGGGGATGTTATGAGATGCGAGGATGAAATTCAACAAACTTTTGTAGCATTAAAACCTGATGCAGTCGAAAGAAAGTTAATTGGAAGAATTATACAGCGATTTGAGGATAGGGGATTTAATATTATTGAAATTAAAATGTTGAAACTTTCAAAAGAACTTGCGGAAGAATATTACTCCGAACATAAGGGAAAAGAATTTTACGAGCGCTTAATAACTTTTATGACTTCTGGAAAAATTGTTGCAATGGTAATCGAGGGTGAAAGGGCAATAAATACGGTTAGAAAAATGATTGGAAATACCTGCCCTTATGACGCTTTTCCGGGAACTATTAGGGGAGATTTTGGATTATACCTTCCTAAAAACATTATACACGCATCGGATTCAATAGATGGTGCAAAAAAAGAAATTGAGTTATTTTTTGATAGCAAATAATTTAGAATTGATAATTTAAATAAAAAAATGGACGTGGATAAATATTTAAAAGTGAAAACCGTTCTCACAACAAAATAAATTTATACCATAATACAATTTAAATTTATCAAAAGCTATTTACAAATATTGGATTAATTTAAAAACAGTACTAAATTGAAAAATCAGACTACGATAAATATGCGATAAAAATTTTTATTTTTAGTAAACTATATAATCTGTAGATTACTAATTTTTGATTCGGATTTTTTATAATTTTGTTATCTTTGGATGAAACACATTTTTAGTTTTAGAAATTAAAATTGATTGGTGATATTATGGCATTGAGATGTCCAATTGTGAGTGTTTTAGGTCACGTAGACCACGGTAAAACTTCACTTCTTGATAAAATACGGAGTACAAGAGTTACACAGAGAGAAGCTGGTGGAATAACCCAGCATATCGGTGCAAGCGAAATTCCAATAAACACGATAAAAAAAGTTTCAAAGGATCTTTTAGGGCTATTTAATGCTAATCTATCTATTCCTGGACTATTAGTTATAGATACACCGGGACACGAAGCATTTACTTCTTTAAGGAAAAGGGGCGGAGCATTAGCAGATATAGCAATTTTAGTAGTGGATATAAACGAAGGATTTAAACCCCAGACAATTGAAGCAATAAATATATTAAAACAATGTAAAACTCCGTTTGTAGTTGCAGCTAATAAATTAGACAGAATTCCTGGTTGGAGTTCAAGTAATGGGCCATTTATTCTAAATTTTAATGAAAAAGTTCAACACCCAAATGCAATGACTGAATTTGAGATAAGGCTTTATGAAAATGTTATCAAGCATTTAAATGAATTAGGTTTTGATGCCGACTTATTTTCAAGAGTTAAAGATACCACAAGAACAATTAACGTGGTTCCCGTATCCGCAATTACGGGTGAAGGAGTTCCTGACCTTTTAATTATTATTGCGGGACTTGCACAGAAATTTTTAGAACAAAAACTTGCTTTAAATGTAGAAGGTTATGCAAAAGGAACTGTTTTAGAAGTAAAAGAAGAAAAAGGACTTGGTAGAACGATTGATGCGATAATATACGACGGAATTGCAAGAACCGGGGATTACATTGTTATTGGTAACCCTGATGGCATTGTAACGTCCAAGGTAAAGGCACTTTTAAAACCAAAAGAATTAGATGAAATGAGGGATCCTAAAGATAAATTTAAGCCTTCAAGGGAAATTTCAGCTGCAACAGGGGTTAAAATCTCTGCCCCCGAATTAGAAATGGTTGTATCGGGAAGTCCATTAAGAATCGTTCCAAAGGAGCATATAAATAAAGCAATGGATGAAATAACGGAAGAAATTGAAGAGTTTACGATAAAGACTGACGAAGAAGGAATAATTATAAAAGCAGATACAATGGGCTCATTAGAAGCTATTGCAAATGAATTACGAAAAGCAAAAGCAAATATTAAAAAAGCAGAAGTTGGAGACGTTTCTAAAAAAGATATTATTGAAGCATCATCTTATTCATCTTCAGATCCATTAAATGGCTTAATAATTTCATTTAATACTAAAACATTGCCCGATGCAAAATTAGAGCTCGAAAAAACAGACGTAAAATTACTTGAAGGTAAAATTATATATAAATTAGTTGAAGACTATGGAGCATGGTTAAAAGAAATGGAAGAGCTTTTAAAGTCTGATGAACTAAATAAGCTTACAAAGCCTGCAATGATTAAAATTCTTCCAAATTGCATTTTCCGGCAGAAAGGCCCCGCAGTATGTGGTGTTGAAATTTTATATGGTACATTAAAAATTGGGAGCCATATAATGTCTGATGACGGTAAAAAACTTGGTTATGTTAAAGAAATTCGGAATAATCAGCAGGAAAATATAAAGGAAGCTAAAGTAGGGATGCAAGTTCCAGTTTCGATTGATGGAAACATGATTCTTGGAAGAAATGCAAAAGAGAATGATATATTATATGTCGAAGTTTCAGAACCTGAAGTTAGAAAACTTTACCACATATATAAGGACGAATTAAGGGGCGATGAAAAAGAAGCTCTTTTAAGATACATGGAATTAAAACAAAAGCTCGAAAAAAGTATATTTTGGGGAATGTAGTATTTTTAAATTTAATTATACAAATGACGTAGCATTACAAATATATACTCTGTACGTTAAATGTAGTCATAATAAAACTTTTGGAACACCATATAACTTAATTAATTTCGAAATTTTTTCGGAGGCATAAAATGATTTTGGTCATAGGGTATGGTTCTTTAGGACGTAAAGTCGTAAATAACGCCAAAAATGTTGATAAAGTAACGGTGATTGATAAAAATGATGCTGTTTTTGAATCTCATGAAAATGGAGATTTTAACTATGTAATTGGCGATGCTTCCGAACCTGATGTTTTAGAACGGGCAAAAATAAAAGATGCTGATACAATAATTGTTTTAACAAACGATTTTGAAGTTAATAAGAAAATTGTAGGACTTATTCCTGAAATTAATGCAAAAGCATACTTAATAGTTCGAGGAATGGTTAGATATCCGGAAATATACAACGGACTTACTATAAACAAAGTTATTTATCCACTTGAAAGTGCTGCAAGAGACGTTGTAAATGAAATTGAAAAGTCAAAACTCAGGCGGAAATTAAATGAACTAAAGGAAATAGCAATAGATGCTAAAAATTCATTTAAAAACTATTATACTCCAGAAGAAACTCCTGTAAATAATCATAAAGCTCCTTTTTTAATATTAATGCATAAAAACCCAGACCCTGATGCAATGGCAAGTGCAATGGCGTTAAAAGCGATTTTTGAAAAATGGGGTGTATCTTCAGAGATTGCTTACGGCGGAAAAATCGGTTATGATGAAAATAAAGCAATGGTAAATCTTTTAGGAATTAAATTAAATCAAGTTGATGAATTAAACGCTTTAAATTACTGTTCTGTTGCAGTAGTTGATTTATCTTCATCTAAAACACTTCCAATTGATGTAGACCGCTCTAAACTTTCGGTTATTGTTGATCACCATGATAATGGGGATTTAACTGCAAGATATATGGATGTTAATCCAGAAATAGGTGCAACTGCTACTATTTTAACTAAATACTTAATTGAACTTGATATCGTACCGAATAGAAATCTTTCAACAGCCCTGTATTATGCAATTACTTCTGATACAAACTATTTTAAACGGAAAACTTCTAAAAAAGATTTTGAAGCTGCAAGTTATTTACAAGGCCTAATGGACCCTAAAGTTTTGGAAATGATTGAAAATCCCGATATAGATACTGAAACAATGGAAATTTTAGGAAAAGCCATAATGAATAGAAAAATAGTAAAGGGAAGTATTGCTTTATCTTATGTTGGAAATATCAAAAATAGAGACGCTCTTCCAAGGGCAGCGGAATTTTTACTAAAAACTGAAGGGATAAATACAACTTATATATTTGGAATTTCAGATAATGAAATACATATAAGTTCAAGAACAAAAGACTTAAGGATTGACGTTGGAAACATAATGAAGTCTGCATTTGGTGGCGGAGGCCATCAAGCTTCCGCTGCTGCAAGTGTTGAACTTGGAATCTTTCAGTCAGTATCTGACAAAAGTGCACTTAGAAAACTTGTAGAAGAAGCAATTCAGGCAAAAATATTTGAAACTATGGGTATCGAAGAAGAAGATATGTCTTCACAAGATAAGCAGTAAGTAAAGATTTTATTAAATTTTATTCTGGATATTATGTTAAAGGAACTGATAAATAGGTTATTGTGGCATCCTAAAAGTAGCCCTAAAGACTATGTTATAATTTACCTCCATAGGGGCGCACCAGATAATAAAAAATCAATTTCAGTAAATAATATTATTATAAACGACTCTTTTTTAGTTTTTAACGAAACCCATATTCCATTTCATCGAATTTTAGAAATTAAAAATTTAAAAACAGGCGAAATACTGTATAAAAAGGTAGATATCGATGGTTTACGTTGAAGAGTACATGACAAAAAAAGTTAATTCGCTAGACCCTAGTTCAACAGTTTTGGATATTATTGAACTTGTTAAAAAAACAACTCACGACACATTTCCAGTTGTAGTTAATTCAAAGGTTAAAGGAATCATTTCAGTTCATGATATTATTGGAAAATTAGAATCCGAACAAGTAAAAGACTTAATGACCAATCGTGATGACATGATAGTTACAAAACCGAAAACAAACATAATGGATGCTGGAAGAATAATGTTTAGAACTGGTTTTTCAAAACTTCCCGTAGTTGATGAAGAAAATAATATTCTTGGAATAATTACAAATACGGATGTTATACGGTCTCAAATTGAAAAAACTACTCCTAAAAAGCTTGAAAAAATTATAAACTCCTATAAAAATCTTGGCTATGAATTAACAACCAAACGTGAAACGATTCCAATTAATGAATTAATTCCAACGCAGTCAAAAGTGTACGAGGATGAACTTTACGGGCGAGCCTATGAATTGAAAAGAGGCCTCGCAGAACCG
It encodes:
- a CDS encoding PINc/VapC family ATPase, which translates into the protein MPILEAIKKDDNAVEGIERFEDCKITVDTCVIIDGRITEFIEKGLIENCKIIVPEAVISELEAQANKGREIGYFGIEELKNLIDISKEKGIEIEYYGERPSIDEVSLARGGEIDAIIRKVARETKSILFTSDKIQYNLAVAQGILAKFLKVVEKRVDLFIKKYFDEITSSVHLKEDCIPYVKRGKPGNVRLIPYIPETLTKNDLKVLIDNILKYTEQNNGLIEIERFGATVIQLGNLRISITRPPFSEALEITAVRPITKVSLEDYNLSEDLKERLDNAEGVFVSGAPGSGKSTFVAALAERFKNMGKIVKTMESPRDLQVGNEITQYAPLEGSMEKTCDILLLVRPDYTIYDEVRKTKDFEIFADMRMAGVGMVGVVHASKPIDSIQRLIGRVELGIIPQIVDTVVFIEKGKIGKVYDVEFNVKVPHGMKEADLARPVIEVVDFLTRSPEYEIYTYGEQVVVMPIRETATKKGPVLKYAEEKISEILKKHLPKKSKPEIKVINNDTVEVKVLEKFIPSIIGKGGKEISKIEELTGLRISVREKTEFEEIDKIGGSYEFINDYETTKLTETGKHIVVEVGEDFIGANIKVYVEGQYVCTATVSSSGNVNISKKTVIGKELENAMRKGKDIYVEI
- the purE gene encoding 5-(carboxyamino)imidazole ribonucleotide mutase, with the translated sequence MITILMGSKSDVEVAKKACSILKDFEIPFEVRVAPAHRTPELVENIVKNSKSKVFIAIAGLAAHLPGVVASMTTKPVIAVPVESKMDGLDALLSSVQMPPGIPVACVGIDRGENAAILAVQMLSTSDENLSKKLAEFREKQKEKVISDDSEVSKMF
- a CDS encoding EFR1 family ferrodoxin (N-terminal region resembles flavodoxins. C-terminal ferrodoxin region binds two 4Fe-4S clusters.) — protein: MKNTIYYFSGTGNSLYLSKKLAERLKDFEVKSIKNAVQNNDYVCNCEKIGIIFPVYCLGIPEIVERFIENIHIENNPYIFCIANYGGEYGGAYFQLSELLNKKGKILSANFGIKMPDNYVVLLNSPKKHNIEKILDNADIMIEKVAKSIDASENNNFGMQLFKKIGYKVIYPFWKRNLSKFDKSFKVSKNCNLCGTCKLVCPVRNIDIKDGHIIWKHGCQDCMACIQICNKKAISRWLSKYNRQYFNPRISTAEYMRGDIK
- a CDS encoding nucleoside-diphosphate kinase: MRCEDEIQQTFVALKPDAVERKLIGRIIQRFEDRGFNIIEIKMLKLSKELAEEYYSEHKGKEFYERLITFMTSGKIVAMVIEGERAINTVRKMIGNTCPYDAFPGTIRGDFGLYLPKNIIHASDSIDGAKKEIELFFDSK
- the infB gene encoding translation initiation factor IF-2; this encodes MALRCPIVSVLGHVDHGKTSLLDKIRSTRVTQREAGGITQHIGASEIPINTIKKVSKDLLGLFNANLSIPGLLVIDTPGHEAFTSLRKRGGALADIAILVVDINEGFKPQTIEAINILKQCKTPFVVAANKLDRIPGWSSSNGPFILNFNEKVQHPNAMTEFEIRLYENVIKHLNELGFDADLFSRVKDTTRTINVVPVSAITGEGVPDLLIIIAGLAQKFLEQKLALNVEGYAKGTVLEVKEEKGLGRTIDAIIYDGIARTGDYIVIGNPDGIVTSKVKALLKPKELDEMRDPKDKFKPSREISAATGVKISAPELEMVVSGSPLRIVPKEHINKAMDEITEEIEEFTIKTDEEGIIIKADTMGSLEAIANELRKAKANIKKAEVGDVSKKDIIEASSYSSSDPLNGLIISFNTKTLPDAKLELEKTDVKLLEGKIIYKLVEDYGAWLKEMEELLKSDELNKLTKPAMIKILPNCIFRQKGPAVCGVEILYGTLKIGSHIMSDDGKKLGYVKEIRNNQQENIKEAKVGMQVPVSIDGNMILGRNAKENDILYVEVSEPEVRKLYHIYKDELRGDEKEALLRYMELKQKLEKSIFWGM
- a CDS encoding DHH family phosphoesterase, which gives rise to MILVIGYGSLGRKVVNNAKNVDKVTVIDKNDAVFESHENGDFNYVIGDASEPDVLERAKIKDADTIIVLTNDFEVNKKIVGLIPEINAKAYLIVRGMVRYPEIYNGLTINKVIYPLESAARDVVNEIEKSKLRRKLNELKEIAIDAKNSFKNYYTPEETPVNNHKAPFLILMHKNPDPDAMASAMALKAIFEKWGVSSEIAYGGKIGYDENKAMVNLLGIKLNQVDELNALNYCSVAVVDLSSSKTLPIDVDRSKLSVIVDHHDNGDLTARYMDVNPEIGATATILTKYLIELDIVPNRNLSTALYYAITSDTNYFKRKTSKKDFEAASYLQGLMDPKVLEMIENPDIDTETMEILGKAIMNRKIVKGSIALSYVGNIKNRDALPRAAEFLLKTEGINTTYIFGISDNEIHISSRTKDLRIDVGNIMKSAFGGGGHQASAAASVELGIFQSVSDKSALRKLVEEAIQAKIFETMGIEEEDMSSQDKQ
- a CDS encoding DUF504 domain-containing protein, which produces MLKELINRLLWHPKSSPKDYVIIYLHRGAPDNKKSISVNNIIINDSFLVFNETHIPFHRILEIKNLKTGEILYKKVDIDGLR
- a CDS encoding CBS domain-containing ParB/RepB/Spo0J family partition protein produces the protein MVYVEEYMTKKVNSLDPSSTVLDIIELVKKTTHDTFPVVVNSKVKGIISVHDIIGKLESEQVKDLMTNRDDMIVTKPKTNIMDAGRIMFRTGFSKLPVVDEENNILGIITNTDVIRSQIEKTTPKKLEKIINSYKNLGYELTTKRETIPINELIPTQSKVYEDELYGRAYELKRGLAEPIIVIKTNIGRKYILVDGHHRAVAAYLSCINELEAHVLEIDTDKKMGIEKTAEKQGLVSLKDVKIIDEDKSNCSSTYKLKSSILEI